DNA from Vibrio japonicus:
CAGCCAAAGTTCGCGCTTGGTTGAGGTGGCCCCAGAGCTGTGGTCACTCAACCGTGGCATGCTAGCAGCGGAAGGCATCGCGAAAAATCTAGAGGAAATCCTGGCTAATTAACTCTTCTGACTAAGTAACGATTCTGACTAACTAACGATTCTGACTAATAATGATACGTGCAATTTCGCGACCAACGACTTGGGCATTTCTCGCCGGCATTCCAATTGCCGGCTTTTGCTTTTCTATGCTTGCTTGGTCTAGCTTTACTCTCTCTTTTCCTCATCTAGTGGGTTACCTATCTTCATTTGATACCAGCAGTATGGAGCAGCAAATTCTTGCTACCCTGCGAGCACCTCGTGTGTATGCCAGTCTGGTGATCGGCGCGAACCTCGCCGTCGCAGGCGTATTGATGCAGGGGCTTACTCGTAACCCTTTGGCGTCACCTTCCGTGTTGGGCATTAACGCGGGTGCGGCGTGCTTTATGGCGTTGGCCAGTGTCGGCTTTGCATTTTTTGCTCACATCCCCGGCGTGATTGTCGCCGCTTTGGGCGGGGTACTGAGTGGCGGATTGGTGATGATACTGGGCGGTTTTTTCTCCCCTAGGCCGCATCCACTTAAGTTAGTCTTGGCCGGTATCGCGGTCAATGCGCTGCTGATTGGTGTGACGCGCGCCTCGGTGATTATGGCCGATGATATGGCGTACAGCGTGATCTATTGGTTATCGGGTACGGTGGCTAACATCGGTTGGCAGCAATGGCATCAATTATGGCCTGTCAGCTTACTGGGGCTAGGGCTCGCGATGAGTATCGCCAAATCGCTCAACTTACTCGCACTCGGGGATGATGTGGCAACGGGGCTGGGTTTAAACCTCAGCCGAACACGCGCCTTAGCTTGTGTTGCGATTGTACTTCTGACTGCGTCTAGCGTTGCTGTGGCTGGACCAATCGGCTTTGTTGGTTTGTTGATTCCGCACATCGCACGTAAGTTGGTCGGCAGTAACTTTTTGTTGTTGATTCCTGCTAGTGCTTTATGCGGTGCAGCGTTATTGGTGTGGGCTGACGGATTTTCCCGAGCGATTGCCTTTCCTAGTGAAACCCCCGTCGGCGTGATTACCGCATTACTAGGCACTCCGTGCTTTATTCTCCTCGCGGTAAGGAGCAAATTATGACGCTCAATTCTCGTTTAGTTGCGATGTTTACTTTGTTGCTGCTTCTTGGTGTCGCCAGCTTGTTTATTGGCGCGGTTGATTTGAGCGTTGCTCAGGTACGTCAGGCACTGTTT
Protein-coding regions in this window:
- a CDS encoding FecCD family ABC transporter permease; protein product: MIRAISRPTTWAFLAGIPIAGFCFSMLAWSSFTLSFPHLVGYLSSFDTSSMEQQILATLRAPRVYASLVIGANLAVAGVLMQGLTRNPLASPSVLGINAGAACFMALASVGFAFFAHIPGVIVAALGGVLSGGLVMILGGFFSPRPHPLKLVLAGIAVNALLIGVTRASVIMADDMAYSVIYWLSGTVANIGWQQWHQLWPVSLLGLGLAMSIAKSLNLLALGDDVATGLGLNLSRTRALACVAIVLLTASSVAVAGPIGFVGLLIPHIARKLVGSNFLLLIPASALCGAALLVWADGFSRAIAFPSETPVGVITALLGTPCFILLAVRSKL